One Paenibacillus riograndensis SBR5 DNA segment encodes these proteins:
- a CDS encoding inorganic phosphate transporter — METSLFVLGFVIFLALAFDFINGFHDTANAIATSVSTRALRPRTAIIMAASMNFIGALIFTGVAKKIGGSITDPSLLDNGVDIVIATLIAAIIWNLVTWWLGIPSSSSHALIGALAGAVYVGAGTEHIKWHGFIEIVEGLVFSPLIAFVVGYIVMTILKWIFANRSPHTVNKGFRSMQVITAALQSFTHGTNDAQKAMGIITFALVTSGRLDTMEVPLWVKIAAATSMALGTSIGGWKIIKTMGTKIFKIEPINGFAADISAASVIFSATLLHLPVSTTHAITSSILGVGSAKRFSAVKWGVAGRIVVTWFITIPISAVLAGLVFKLIF, encoded by the coding sequence ATGGAAACATCATTATTTGTGCTGGGTTTTGTTATCTTTCTCGCGCTTGCATTCGATTTCATCAACGGGTTCCACGATACGGCTAATGCGATTGCCACTTCGGTCTCCACGCGGGCGCTCCGGCCCCGGACGGCCATTATTATGGCGGCTTCGATGAACTTTATCGGGGCGCTGATTTTCACAGGCGTAGCCAAAAAAATCGGCGGCAGCATCACGGACCCGTCCCTGCTGGACAACGGGGTAGACATCGTCATAGCTACGCTGATCGCCGCGATTATCTGGAATCTGGTGACCTGGTGGCTGGGAATTCCGTCCTCCTCCTCCCATGCGCTTATCGGGGCATTGGCTGGAGCAGTTTATGTAGGTGCAGGCACCGAGCATATTAAATGGCATGGTTTTATCGAAATCGTGGAGGGGCTCGTATTCTCCCCGCTGATTGCCTTTGTAGTCGGTTATATTGTCATGACGATCCTGAAATGGATCTTCGCCAATCGCAGTCCGCATACCGTGAACAAGGGCTTCCGCTCCATGCAGGTGATTACAGCGGCGCTTCAATCCTTTACGCACGGTACCAATGATGCCCAGAAAGCGATGGGGATTATCACCTTTGCGCTTGTTACCTCGGGCCGTCTGGATACGATGGAGGTCCCTTTATGGGTTAAAATCGCCGCAGCTACATCGATGGCGCTAGGTACGTCGATCGGCGGCTGGAAAATTATCAAGACCATGGGAACCAAGATTTTTAAGATTGAGCCGATTAACGGCTTCGCTGCTGATATTTCGGCCGCTTCGGTTATTTTCTCGGCTACGCTGCTGCACCTGCCGGTCAGTACGACACATGCGATTACATCCTCTATTCTCGGTGTCGGTTCGGCCAAGCGTTTCTCTGCTGTGAAATGGGGAGTTGCCGGACGGATTGTGGTCACTTGGTTTATTACCATTCCGATCAGCGCAGTGCTGGCAGGACTTGTGTTCAAACTCATATTCTAA
- a CDS encoding diacylglycerol kinase, translated as MKTARLIYNPTSGREEMKKRLADILDRLDIGGIEATCHATTGEGDATAAAAEAVERGCYDLIIAAGGDGTLNEVINGMAEKPNLPPLGVLPLGTTNDFARAMGIPKNWEDSCDLILRQESRLIDLGKANDRYFINIAGGGRLTELTYEVPSRLKTMMGQLAYYLKGIEKMASLSPQELYIRANGQELIHDEFMLFLIANTNSVGGFEKLAPDARIDDGLFDVIGVKKCNLAEFIRLVSLAIRGEHLQDKKVVYFRTDAMEVTSPGYVQLNLDGELGGTLPGQFSILPQHLQIFAQNN; from the coding sequence ATGAAAACTGCGAGATTGATTTATAACCCCACTTCTGGTCGGGAGGAAATGAAGAAGCGGCTCGCCGATATTTTGGACCGGCTGGATATTGGCGGTATTGAAGCCACATGCCATGCAACAACCGGAGAGGGCGATGCAACGGCAGCGGCGGCGGAAGCTGTGGAGCGCGGTTGTTATGATCTGATCATTGCGGCAGGCGGCGACGGTACGCTGAACGAGGTCATCAACGGTATGGCTGAGAAGCCGAATCTTCCTCCGCTGGGTGTGCTGCCGCTGGGGACTACCAATGATTTTGCCCGGGCGATGGGCATTCCGAAGAACTGGGAGGATTCCTGTGATCTGATTCTCCGCCAGGAGTCGCGCCTGATTGACCTCGGCAAAGCCAACGACCGTTACTTCATTAATATTGCCGGCGGCGGAAGGCTGACCGAGCTGACATACGAGGTTCCCAGCAGGCTGAAGACCATGATGGGCCAGCTTGCTTACTATTTGAAGGGTATTGAAAAAATGGCCAGCCTGTCTCCGCAGGAGCTGTACATCCGTGCGAACGGGCAGGAGCTGATTCATGACGAGTTCATGCTTTTTCTCATTGCCAATACCAATTCCGTAGGCGGCTTCGAGAAGCTTGCTCCAGATGCCCGCATTGACGATGGATTGTTCGACGTGATCGGAGTCAAAAAATGCAACCTGGCCGAGTTCATCCGGCTGGTCAGCCTGGCGATCCGCGGCGAGCACCTGCAAGATAAGAAAGTCGTATACTTCCGCACCGATGCGATGGAGGTCACCTCCCCCGGTTATGTCCAGCTGAATCTGGACGGCGAGCTTGGCGGGACACTGCCAGGCCAATTCAGCATTTTGCCGCAGCATCTGCAGATTTTTGCACAGAATAATTGA
- a CDS encoding glutamate ABC transporter substrate-binding protein gives MSKSFKCLSVLMIAAMLVIAGCGNNNAKSNNAGSGNAASGNSTDSKAIAKIKDRGKLLVGVKYDTRLFGLKDPASGKVEGFDIDISKAIAKHILGDENAIELKEVTSKTRIPMLNNGEIDMVVATMTITEERKKEVDFSDVYFQAGQSLLVKKGSPITGIEDVTKDTKILGSKGATSIKNIKEKVPGVTVLEFDNYQDAFSALKAGQGDALTTDDAILYGMAAQDPGYEVVGKPFTDEPYGIAVQKGNTDVVKAVNDTLAELKANGEYDAIYTKWIGKAPAK, from the coding sequence ATGTCCAAGAGCTTCAAATGCTTAAGTGTGCTGATGATTGCGGCTATGCTGGTGATTGCCGGATGCGGCAACAACAATGCCAAGAGTAACAATGCAGGCAGTGGTAATGCAGCTTCGGGAAACAGTACGGATTCCAAAGCCATCGCGAAGATTAAGGACCGCGGCAAGCTGCTGGTCGGCGTGAAGTATGATACCCGGCTGTTCGGGCTGAAAGATCCGGCTTCCGGCAAAGTGGAAGGTTTCGACATTGACATCTCCAAAGCCATCGCCAAGCACATTCTCGGTGATGAAAACGCGATTGAGCTGAAAGAAGTGACCTCCAAAACACGCATCCCCATGCTGAACAACGGCGAAATTGACATGGTTGTCGCTACCATGACTATTACAGAGGAACGTAAAAAAGAAGTGGATTTCTCCGATGTCTACTTCCAGGCTGGACAATCGCTGCTGGTGAAGAAAGGCAGCCCGATTACAGGTATTGAAGACGTGACCAAGGATACCAAGATCCTAGGCTCCAAGGGTGCAACTTCGATCAAAAATATTAAAGAGAAGGTTCCGGGCGTGACCGTGCTGGAATTCGACAACTACCAGGATGCGTTCAGCGCGCTGAAGGCCGGCCAAGGCGATGCGCTCACAACCGATGATGCGATTCTGTACGGTATGGCTGCCCAGGACCCGGGGTATGAGGTGGTCGGCAAGCCGTTCACTGACGAGCCTTACGGGATTGCTGTACAAAAAGGCAACACCGATGTAGTTAAAGCCGTGAATGATACACTGGCTGAACTAAAAGCAAACGGCGAATATGATGCCATTTACACCAAGTGGATCGGTAAAGCTCCGGCAAAATAA
- a CDS encoding sirohydrochlorin chelatase produces the protein MKPGILIISHGSRDKTWVSMVDEAVSHLTLGEELNVEASFLELVEGRLIQDGIDRLEDAGVTDIIVIPLFVSSGSTHVDEIEYALGAKAAPEKETELERFAVKAKVHYGYPVDDDPDIAVMIWDKLRGLSQHPERETILLVGHGSRHEGFRQRWQQGISSLAERVRRISGAAAADYGLLNPDSVRGKVEYWREQGHEVLVAPLFLSEGYFTKVVIPERLRDLEYAYSGQTLLPHPLLPHWIERQVKLMLEQLGEHC, from the coding sequence ATGAAGCCGGGCATACTGATTATCAGTCACGGCTCACGCGACAAGACCTGGGTGTCCATGGTCGATGAGGCTGTAAGCCATTTAACGCTTGGGGAAGAGCTGAATGTTGAGGCTTCTTTTCTGGAGCTGGTAGAAGGCCGGCTGATTCAGGATGGCATAGACAGATTGGAAGATGCAGGGGTCACAGATATTATTGTGATCCCCTTGTTTGTGTCTTCCGGCAGTACGCATGTCGACGAAATAGAGTATGCGCTGGGAGCCAAAGCTGCGCCTGAGAAGGAAACCGAGCTTGAACGCTTTGCCGTCAAAGCCAAGGTGCATTACGGGTACCCGGTCGACGATGACCCGGATATTGCCGTTATGATCTGGGATAAGCTGCGCGGCTTGTCGCAGCATCCGGAGCGGGAGACGATTCTGCTCGTGGGCCATGGCAGCAGGCATGAGGGCTTCCGCCAGCGCTGGCAGCAGGGCATCTCTTCACTGGCGGAGCGTGTGCGCCGGATCAGCGGAGCGGCAGCGGCGGATTACGGGCTGCTGAACCCGGACAGTGTACGGGGCAAGGTGGAGTATTGGCGGGAGCAGGGTCATGAGGTATTGGTGGCTCCGCTTTTTTTAAGTGAAGGCTATTTCACCAAAGTTGTGATTCCCGAACGGCTCCGCGACTTAGAATATGCCTATTCGGGCCAGACGCTGCTGCCGCATCCCTTGCTGCCGCATTGGATAGAGCGTCAGGTGAAGCTTATGCTGGAGCAGCTTGGGGAACACTGCTAA
- a CDS encoding ATP-binding protein — MGQSFLKSRLVQISMAAAGTAVAGEFKINPFDGDIFRIAMGSSAFLLFLLLMRRLPYVITGVATGIVVLLFRTAMDAVWGSGLTLLQSLTSHFSAMVYYIVFALLMNLIKSRIDSFHPLVLGGVAALIDLLSNEMELLTRLIVLDSATFRLNEWTYLMAIAVLRTYFTTGVYSSISVSQLRITQREQTRRIEQMLGFGSGLYGEVFYLEKSIGTLENVTLSSYELYRNLKAEEEMPRYSRQVLEITQQIHEVKKDSQRILAGLVKLAEREVTGDMPISDILRFTVKSNANYAEMLGKQISFSIQHTSDYTTDSYIPLLTLLNNLTANAVEVIQGKGSISLDMYEKEDNTLFTVTDSGSGIPERDLELVFEPGFTTKFNEEGVAATGIGLSHVRDIVHLFAGEITVQPASHSGGAMFQIIVPTAQLRKEE, encoded by the coding sequence ATGGGACAATCTTTTCTGAAATCAAGACTTGTACAAATCTCAATGGCCGCAGCCGGTACGGCAGTAGCCGGAGAATTCAAAATAAATCCGTTTGATGGCGATATCTTCCGGATTGCAATGGGCAGCAGCGCTTTTCTGCTGTTTTTGCTTTTAATGAGGCGGCTGCCCTATGTGATCACCGGAGTGGCTACAGGGATTGTTGTTCTGCTGTTCCGTACTGCGATGGATGCCGTATGGGGTAGCGGGCTGACGCTCCTGCAGAGCCTGACCAGCCATTTCTCAGCTATGGTCTATTATATAGTGTTTGCGCTGCTGATGAATCTGATCAAAAGCCGGATCGATTCCTTCCATCCGCTGGTGCTCGGCGGGGTGGCTGCGCTGATTGATCTGCTGTCCAATGAAATGGAGCTGCTGACCCGGCTGATTGTGCTGGACTCGGCCACCTTTCGGCTGAATGAATGGACTTATTTGATGGCGATTGCCGTGCTGCGCACGTATTTTACCACCGGGGTGTACAGCAGCATTTCGGTCAGTCAGCTCAGGATCACCCAAAGGGAGCAGACCCGGCGGATTGAGCAGATGCTAGGATTCGGCTCGGGGCTCTACGGTGAAGTTTTTTATCTGGAGAAATCGATCGGGACGCTGGAAAATGTAACGCTCAGCAGCTACGAGCTGTACCGGAATCTTAAGGCCGAGGAAGAGATGCCGCGATACAGCAGGCAGGTCCTAGAGATCACCCAGCAGATTCATGAGGTCAAGAAGGATTCCCAGCGGATTCTGGCGGGTCTTGTCAAATTGGCAGAACGTGAGGTTACCGGCGATATGCCGATATCCGACATTCTGCGCTTCACCGTAAAGAGCAATGCCAACTATGCAGAAATGCTCGGCAAACAGATCAGCTTCAGCATCCAACATACCTCTGATTACACCACGGACAGCTACATCCCCCTTTTGACGCTGCTGAACAATCTCACCGCCAATGCCGTTGAAGTGATCCAAGGGAAGGGCAGTATCTCTCTGGACATGTATGAAAAAGAAGACAATACCCTGTTCACCGTCACCGACAGCGGCAGCGGGATTCCGGAACGCGACCTGGAACTGGTGTTTGAGCCTGGTTTCACGACCAAATTCAATGAAGAAGGCGTAGCGGCGACGGGGATCGGGCTGTCACATGTACGGGATATTGTTCATTTATTTGCAGGAGAAATAACCGTCCAGCCGGCTTCCCATAGCGGAGGGGCCATGTTTCAGATTATTGTGCCGACGGCACAGCTGCGAAAGGAGGAATAG
- a CDS encoding amino acid ABC transporter permease, with the protein MDFAGAFSADNLKFLLDGLYVTLIVAFVSIILSFVIGCVIGVVRYAGIPVLSPVMFYLVELIRNLPLLLIIFFVRFALPEVGIKMSLITAAIVALTIFEAAMIAEIVRGGLTSIDKGQIEAARSSGLSSFQTLWHIVLPQGLRRMVPPLVSQFISLLKDTSLAVVISLPELMHNANIVIGHSYSYAIPTLMLVALIYFAVNYMLSVVSRKLENKTA; encoded by the coding sequence TTGGATTTTGCCGGTGCCTTCTCTGCCGATAATTTGAAATTTCTGCTCGACGGGCTGTACGTTACCCTGATCGTGGCGTTTGTGTCGATCATCCTGAGCTTTGTAATCGGCTGCGTAATTGGTGTGGTCCGCTACGCCGGGATTCCGGTATTATCGCCGGTGATGTTCTACCTGGTGGAGCTGATCCGCAATCTGCCGCTGCTGCTGATTATTTTCTTCGTCCGCTTCGCGCTGCCTGAGGTGGGTATCAAGATGAGCCTGATTACAGCGGCTATTGTCGCGTTAACCATATTCGAGGCTGCGATGATTGCCGAGATCGTCCGCGGCGGACTTACTTCTATTGATAAGGGACAGATTGAAGCCGCACGCTCCTCCGGGCTCAGCAGCTTTCAGACCTTGTGGCATATCGTGCTGCCGCAGGGACTCCGGCGGATGGTTCCGCCGCTGGTCAGCCAGTTCATATCCCTGCTGAAGGATACCTCGCTGGCGGTAGTCATTTCACTGCCGGAGCTGATGCATAACGCCAACATTGTCATCGGGCACAGCTACAGCTACGCGATACCAACACTGATGCTGGTGGCTCTAATTTATTTTGCCGTCAATTACATGCTGTCGGTCGTTTCGCGGAAATTGGAGAATAAAACCGCCTAA
- a CDS encoding DUF47 domain-containing protein produces the protein MKLRKKDIFFETLENMADTIVQAADYFAQNITTLRENVENFAGVMKKYESQCDTYTHTVIKELNKTFITPLERDDIMDLITSMDDVIDGLEASASRFYMYNLLEPDEYIVQFAEILRQSAYEIQKAVHLLSQKKLLAIREYTIRLNDLENQGDEVLRICTKALFESVKDPIELIKRKELYERLETTTDKCEDVANMLESIIMRNS, from the coding sequence ATGAAGTTGAGAAAAAAGGACATATTTTTTGAAACACTTGAAAATATGGCCGATACCATTGTCCAGGCAGCAGACTATTTCGCTCAGAATATTACGACTCTCCGGGAAAATGTAGAGAACTTCGCAGGGGTAATGAAGAAATATGAATCCCAGTGCGATACGTACACGCACACCGTTATCAAGGAACTGAACAAAACGTTTATCACACCGTTGGAACGCGACGATATTATGGACCTGATCACAAGCATGGATGATGTCATTGACGGTCTGGAAGCTTCAGCCTCACGTTTTTATATGTACAACCTGCTGGAACCGGACGAGTATATCGTGCAGTTCGCAGAAATTCTCCGCCAGTCGGCGTATGAAATTCAAAAAGCGGTTCATCTGCTCTCCCAGAAGAAGCTGCTGGCGATCCGCGAGTACACCATCCGTCTGAATGACCTGGAGAACCAGGGCGATGAAGTGCTGCGCATCTGCACCAAAGCCCTGTTTGAATCGGTAAAAGACCCTATTGAGCTCATCAAGCGCAAAGAGCTGTACGAGCGGCTCGAAACTACAACCGATAAATGCGAAGATGTAGCCAACATGCTGGAATCGATCATCATGCGCAACTCATAA
- the corA gene encoding magnesium/cobalt transporter CorA produces the protein MIRTLAVTHTGEVLTDLPLQDITIADYAWVWADFSTPTAEETLLLDTYFHFHPLAIEDCMHILQRPKLDYYEDVQFFVLHALNERTLEAEEIDLFLSKRFLVSYHHQEKQEMEEAWQMVKAEIHSRKGWSGGPMAAAYTVMDKLVDRYFPSLYSLEDELADLESQGGSESVEELMSQVFNVRGRLLKLRRTIVPMRDLMYRILNSQHVQSNGEERIYFGDIYDHLLKLTDMIEVDREMTADLRDSYISLNSNRMNSIMKTLTVITTIFMPLTLIAGIYGMNFRVMPELDWKYGYFGVLLLMLVLGAGMVRWFRRSGWFK, from the coding sequence ATGATACGAACGCTTGCAGTAACCCATACAGGTGAGGTGCTGACGGATCTGCCGCTTCAGGACATCACTATTGCGGACTATGCCTGGGTTTGGGCGGATTTTTCCACACCTACAGCGGAGGAGACTTTGCTGCTGGATACATATTTTCATTTTCATCCCTTGGCCATTGAAGACTGCATGCATATTCTGCAGCGCCCGAAGCTGGATTATTATGAGGACGTGCAGTTTTTTGTGCTGCATGCGCTCAATGAGCGGACACTGGAAGCCGAGGAGATAGACCTGTTCCTCAGCAAACGGTTTCTCGTATCCTATCATCATCAGGAGAAGCAGGAGATGGAAGAGGCCTGGCAGATGGTGAAGGCGGAAATCCACAGCCGTAAAGGCTGGTCAGGCGGTCCTATGGCTGCTGCTTACACGGTGATGGATAAGCTGGTGGACCGGTATTTTCCAAGCTTGTACAGTCTGGAGGACGAGCTTGCCGACCTGGAGAGCCAAGGGGGCAGCGAGTCGGTGGAAGAGCTGATGAGCCAGGTTTTTAATGTGCGCGGCCGTCTGCTTAAGCTCCGCCGGACGATTGTGCCGATGCGGGATCTGATGTACCGGATTCTGAACTCACAGCATGTGCAGAGTAATGGGGAGGAACGGATTTATTTCGGCGATATTTATGATCATCTGCTGAAGCTGACCGATATGATCGAAGTCGACCGGGAAATGACCGCCGATCTGCGCGACAGCTACATCTCGCTCAACTCCAACCGGATGAACTCGATTATGAAGACCCTTACGGTCATAACGACCATCTTTATGCCGCTGACCCTGATTGCCGGGATCTATGGCATGAATTTCCGGGTCATGCCGGAGCTGGATTGGAAATATGGCTACTTTGGGGTGCTACTGCTGATGCTGGTGCTCGGCGCGGGCATGGTCCGCTGGTTCCGGCGCAGCGGCTGGTTCAAGTGA
- a CDS encoding amino acid ABC transporter permease has protein sequence MEFSILTDHFGQYLEGFRGTVLSSVLALIGSFIIGTVIAVFRITPVKPLRWFGTGYVEFIRNIPLLLVVYVFFYGPSALGFTLDGFKAGTIGLTVYTSAFIAEAIRAGIVAVPKGQMEAARSSGLSYMQTMTHVILPQAIKLVIPPLGNQFINLIKNSSVLTLVAGLDLMYFADGISTETYRTFDTYIFVALFYLVLTLPLSYGVRVWERRLHRKY, from the coding sequence ATGGAATTCTCAATATTAACCGATCATTTCGGCCAGTATCTGGAGGGCTTTCGGGGAACCGTCCTCTCCAGTGTGCTCGCGCTAATCGGCAGCTTCATCATCGGGACAGTAATCGCGGTCTTCCGCATTACTCCGGTTAAACCGCTGCGGTGGTTTGGAACGGGCTACGTGGAGTTTATCCGCAACATTCCGCTGCTGCTGGTGGTGTATGTTTTCTTTTACGGCCCCTCTGCGCTGGGATTTACGCTGGATGGATTCAAGGCAGGTACGATTGGACTAACCGTCTATACCTCGGCCTTCATCGCCGAAGCCATCCGCGCGGGGATTGTAGCAGTCCCCAAGGGACAGATGGAGGCCGCACGCTCCTCCGGCCTTAGCTATATGCAGACGATGACGCATGTGATCCTGCCTCAGGCGATCAAGCTGGTAATCCCTCCGCTCGGCAACCAGTTCATTAACCTGATCAAAAACTCTTCGGTACTGACCCTTGTTGCCGGTCTGGACTTAATGTATTTCGCGGACGGGATTTCAACGGAAACCTACCGCACATTTGATACTTACATTTTCGTAGCTCTGTTCTACCTGGTGCTTACCCTCCCGCTCAGCTATGGCGTGCGCGTGTGGGAGCGCAGATTGCACCGCAAGTATTAG
- a CDS encoding response regulator — protein sequence MPLSFCIVDDDGAARRMLQHIIEDSGLGEVAGTAESGQDGVRLILSENPDIVLMDLLMPDQDGIETIISLQSQGCRSKFVMISQIENGDMVSRAYRSGIEFFIRKPINKIEVESVLHKINERYALGRYLDEIKLSLGKLEGLQFGLPPVQASKRTVKEIIQPILMNMGMISESGSRDIITIMELAAAKENTDSLPPLKELYEMAAATYKTVPAEAAKEVKAIEQRLRRALAAGLTNLASIGITDYGNPKFEYYAPLYFDFEEVRLKMKEIEQGRESGKVKVNIKKFLQVLHLELMEGMNR from the coding sequence ATGCCGCTTTCTTTCTGTATAGTGGATGATGATGGGGCTGCCAGAAGAATGCTGCAGCATATTATAGAGGACAGCGGGCTGGGCGAAGTGGCCGGCACGGCAGAAAGCGGGCAGGATGGAGTACGCCTGATTCTGAGCGAGAATCCCGATATTGTGCTGATGGACCTGCTGATGCCGGATCAGGATGGAATTGAAACGATCATTTCACTGCAGTCCCAGGGCTGCCGTTCCAAGTTCGTGATGATCTCGCAGATTGAGAACGGGGACATGGTCAGCCGCGCGTACCGCAGCGGAATTGAGTTCTTCATCCGCAAGCCGATCAACAAAATTGAGGTAGAGTCGGTGCTGCACAAAATAAATGAGCGCTACGCGCTGGGCCGCTATCTGGACGAGATTAAGCTGAGCCTTGGTAAGCTGGAAGGGCTGCAGTTCGGATTGCCGCCGGTTCAGGCCAGCAAACGTACGGTCAAGGAGATTATTCAGCCCATCCTGATGAATATGGGGATGATCTCGGAGAGCGGAAGCCGGGATATTATTACAATCATGGAGCTCGCTGCGGCAAAAGAAAACACAGACAGTCTTCCTCCGCTCAAGGAACTGTATGAGATGGCGGCCGCCACCTACAAAACCGTTCCCGCCGAAGCGGCCAAGGAAGTCAAAGCGATTGAGCAGCGGCTGCGCCGGGCGCTGGCGGCGGGCCTGACGAACCTGGCTTCTATCGGCATTACCGATTACGGCAATCCCAAATTCGAGTATTACGCGCCGCTTTATTTCGATTTTGAAGAGGTGCGGCTGAAGATGAAGGAGATTGAACAGGGCAGGGAATCCGGCAAGGTCAAGGTCAACATCAAGAAGTTCCTGCAGGTGCTCCACCTGGAGCTGATGGAAGGCATGAACCGCTGA
- a CDS encoding amino acid ABC transporter ATP-binding protein has product MIDFHQVEKHYGQFHVLKNIDLHVQEGEVVVVVGPSGSGKSTMLRCINRLETITSGGLTVDGITVNERKTDINKLRKEIGMVFQHFNLYPHKKVIDNITLAPVKVLGLTKAEAEKTAMYYLEKVGIADKAQSYPSQLSGGQQQRVAIARGLAMKPKIMLFDEPTSALDPEMVGEVLDVMRNLAREGMTMVVVTHEMGFAREVADRVIFMDQGQIVEEAEPEQFFANPQEERTRTFLSRVLSH; this is encoded by the coding sequence TTGATTGACTTTCATCAAGTAGAGAAACATTACGGACAATTCCATGTGCTGAAGAATATTGATCTGCATGTTCAGGAAGGGGAAGTAGTCGTTGTAGTCGGTCCTTCCGGCTCCGGTAAAAGCACTATGCTGCGCTGCATCAACCGGCTGGAAACGATCACGAGCGGAGGCTTAACCGTTGATGGAATCACAGTAAATGAACGCAAGACGGACATCAACAAGCTGCGCAAGGAAATCGGGATGGTGTTCCAGCATTTCAATCTGTATCCGCATAAAAAAGTGATCGACAACATTACATTGGCACCGGTTAAAGTGTTAGGCCTGACCAAGGCAGAAGCCGAGAAAACGGCTATGTATTATCTGGAAAAGGTCGGCATCGCCGACAAAGCCCAGTCCTATCCGTCGCAATTGTCCGGCGGCCAGCAGCAGCGCGTAGCAATTGCCAGAGGCTTGGCCATGAAGCCCAAGATTATGCTGTTCGACGAACCAACCTCAGCGCTTGATCCGGAAATGGTCGGCGAGGTGCTTGACGTGATGCGCAACCTGGCCCGAGAGGGCATGACCATGGTAGTGGTTACTCATGAAATGGGCTTTGCCCGTGAGGTTGCGGACCGCGTCATCTTCATGGATCAAGGCCAAATCGTGGAAGAGGCGGAACCGGAGCAATTCTTCGCGAATCCGCAGGAAGAACGGACGCGCACTTTTCTCAGCCGGGTATTAAGCCATTAA
- a CDS encoding YerC/YecD family TrpR-related protein has protein sequence MQLKKLNDKSIDQLFEAILTLKDMEECYVFFDDLCTVNEIQSLSQRLEVARMLGKGSTYNQIEAETGASTATISRVKRCLNYGNDGYKLTLERLGR, from the coding sequence ATGCAGCTTAAGAAGCTAAACGATAAAAGTATAGACCAATTATTTGAAGCCATTTTGACATTAAAGGATATGGAAGAATGCTATGTTTTCTTTGATGATCTTTGCACAGTGAATGAGATTCAATCCCTCTCGCAGCGTCTCGAAGTAGCGCGTATGCTGGGCAAAGGGTCTACATACAATCAGATCGAAGCGGAGACCGGAGCCAGCACGGCGACGATTTCGCGTGTGAAGCGCTGCCTGAATTACGGCAATGACGGTTACAAATTAACGCTGGAACGTTTGGGACGCTAA